From the genome of Chelmon rostratus isolate fCheRos1 chromosome 1, fCheRos1.pri, whole genome shotgun sequence, one region includes:
- the vps26a gene encoding vacuolar protein sorting-associated protein 26A, producing MSFLGGLFGPVCEIDVLLNDAENRKTAELKTEDGKVEKHYLFYDGESVSGKVNLNVKQGGKRLEHQGIRIEFVGQIELFSDKSNTHEFVDLVKELALPGELTQNRSYDFEFMQVEKPYESYTGANVRLRYFLRVTIVRRLSDLVKEYELIVHQLATYPDVNNSIKMEVGIEDCLHIEFEYNKSKYHLKDVIVGKIYFLLVRIKIQHMELQLIKKEITGIGPSTTTETETVAKYEIMDGAPVKGESIPIRLFLAGYDLTPTMRDVNKKFSVRYFLNLVLVDEEDRRYFKQQEIVLWRKAPEKLRKRNFHQRYESPEPRTQPVSAEQPEM from the exons ATG agtttCCTAGGAGGTTTGTTTGGGCCGGTATGTGAGATAGATGTGCTGCTGAACGATGCAGAGAACAGAAAGACAGCAGAGTTAAAGACGGAAGACGGGAAAGTGGAGAAACACTACCTGTTCTACGATGGAGAGTCTGTGTCTGGCAAG GTGAATCTAAATGTGAAGCAGGGAGGAAAGCGGCTGGAGCATCAGGGCATCCGCATCGAGTTTGTTGGACAGATAG AGCTCTTCTCTGATAAGAGTAACACCCATGAGTTTGTGGACTTGGTGAAAGAGTTGGCTCTGCCTGGAGAACTCACCCAGAACAGGAGCTACGACTTCGAGTTCATGCAGGTGGAGAAGCCCTATGAGTCCTACACTGGAGCGAATGTCAGGCTAAG GTATTTCCTCAGGGTGACAATAGTTCGTCGTCTGTCTGATTTAGTGAAGGAATATGAGCTGATTGTGCACCAGTTAGCCACCTACCCAGACGTCAACAACTCAATCAAGATGGAGGTCGGCATAGAAGACTGTCTGCACATTGAGTTCGAATATAATAAATCCAA ATACCACCTTAAGGACGTGATTGTTGGGAAGATCTACTTCCTGCTGGTCAGGATCAAGATCCAACACATGGAGCTACAGCTTATCAAGAAGGAGATAACAGGCATAG GTCCCAGTACCACCACAGAGACCGAGACGGTTGCAAAATATGAAATCATGGATGGAGCTCCAGTTAAAGGAGAATCAATCCCCATCAGACTGTTCCTGGCAG GATATGACTTGACACCCACCATGAGGGATGTCAACAAGAAGTTCTCTGTACGCTACTTCCTTAATCTGGTGCTGGTGGATGAAGAGGACAGAAGATACTTTAAACAGCAG GAAATTGTTTTGTGGAGAAAAGCTCCAGAGAAGCTGAGGAAAAGAAACTTCCACCAGCGCTACGAGTCGCCTGAGCCAAGAACCCAGCCAGTGAGCGCAGAGCAGCCGGAGATGTGA